One window from the genome of Magnolia sinica isolate HGM2019 chromosome 4, MsV1, whole genome shotgun sequence encodes:
- the LOC131243218 gene encoding ornithine decarboxylase-like yields MALDQLRTVGSSPKGLPTVLSSPGVKGKKVSTLGKNSKEGVIDLIQSIINGKDDAKKDPFYVLDLGVVVGLMDKWAISLPNVRPFYAVKCNPEPALLSALAALGAGFDCASRAEIDAVLGIGVSADRIVYANPCKAEAQIKYAANIGVNLTTFDSKDEIEKICKWHPRCALLLRFKAPDDGGARCPLGPKYGALPEEINPLLQAAQQARLTVAGVSFHVGSGATHARAYQGAIAAAKAVFDAASRLGMPRMRILNIGGGFTAGPSFAEAAAAIKAALQTYFPNETGLTLMAEPGRFFAESAFTLATNIIGKRVRGELREYWINDGIYGSMNCILYDHATVLALPLACVSNPSNPACRGMRAYTSTVFGPTCDALDTVLNGYQLPELQVNDWLVFLNMGAYTASAGSNFNGFSTSAICTHLACSNPS; encoded by the coding sequence ATGGCATTGGACCAGCTGAGAACTGTAGGGTCAAGCCCCAAGGGTCTCCCGACTGTGCTGAGCTCCCCTGGGGTTAAGGGAAAGAAAGTCTCAACCCTTGGGAAGAACTCAAAAGAAGGTGTCATTGACCTTATTCAATCCATCATCAATGGGAAAGATGATGCTAAAAAAGACCCCTTCTATGTATTGGACTTAGGGGtagtggtgggcctcatggacaaATGGGCCATTTCACTACCCAATGTTCGACCTTTCTATGCCGTTAAGTGCAATCCAGAGCCTGCTTTGTTAAGCGCACTCGCCGCACTTGGTGCAGGCTTCGATTGCGCAAGCCGGGCTGAGATTGATGCCGTACTAGGTATTGGCGTCTCTGCCGATCGAATTGTCTATGCCAACCCCTGCAAGGCAGAGGCCCAGATCAAGTACGCCGCCAACATTGGTGTAAATCTTACTACCTTTGATTCAAAGGATGAGATTGAAAAGATATGCAAGTGGCACCCACGATGTGCACTCTTGCTCCGCTTCAAGGCACCTGATGATGGTGGCGCTCGCTGTCCATTGGGACCTAAGTACGGCGCATTACCGGAAGAAATCAACCCACTCCTCCAAGCTGCCCAGCAAGCTCGACTCACTGTCGCTGGTGTGTCATTCCATGTGGGGAGCGGTGCAACACATGCACGCGCCTATCAAGGAGCTATAGCAGCTGCTAAAGCGGTGTTCGACGCAGCATCCCGGCTCGGAATGCCACGCATGCGTATTCTCAATATTGGAGGCGGCTTCACAGCAGGCCCATCGTTTGCTGAGGCTGCAGCAGCCATCAAAGCTGCACTCCAGACATACTTCCCTAACGAAACTGGCTTAACACTGATGGCAGAGCCAGGACGGTTCTTTGCTGAGTCTGCATTCACACTGGCAACCAACATCATTGGGAAGCGTGTGCGTGGTGAGCTGAGGGAGTATTGGATCAATGATGGGATCTACGGGTCCATGAACTGCATACTCTACGATCATGCGACAGTATTGGCACTGCCTTTAGCATGTGTTTCAAACCCTTCCAATCCCGCATGCCGAGGGATGAGAGCCTACACATCAACTGTATTCGGGCCCACATGTGATGCGCTTGATACGGTGCTGAACGGCTATCAACTGCCAGAACTTCAGGTGAACGACTGGCTTGTGTTCCTTAACATGGGTGCGTACACGGCCTCAGCTGGATCCAATTTCAATGGGTTTTCCACCTCGGCTATATGCACCCACCTTGCCTGCTCTAATCCATCCTAA